In Thermogemmatispora onikobensis, a genomic segment contains:
- a CDS encoding DevR family CRISPR-associated autoregulator, translated as MANTAVSLSIAARMTLNMHSLNNEGGEGNQIQTRMVDIVGDDGLLHTVNAISGDMLKHVLMEHFYRRAREEGLSLCAGCQQFDANRINADSDFIKGAGDTGAALIDGLLQRCAMDDVGGILVTEGGRSVPRKSVCEFGWVVALPERVRTDSYFHVKYALERGPGAARKEESNEHKGANLGQSIFHRPASSGVYAVVCHVELSRVGYNDIAQRYAISAEERQRRTRVLLESLLYSFLEFNGAMRSTQLPHLLALEGFISTSDTATPAPLVSPLLGGSDEPQAYREQAEAIVRALNGTGPQHVRLQTFDTLAEFSQQMRSLIDSITPEAASA; from the coding sequence ATGGCAAACACAGCGGTCTCTCTGTCCATCGCTGCGCGCATGACCCTGAACATGCACAGCCTCAACAACGAAGGCGGCGAGGGGAACCAGATTCAGACGCGCATGGTCGATATCGTCGGCGACGACGGTCTGCTGCACACCGTCAATGCCATCTCTGGCGACATGCTCAAGCATGTCCTTATGGAGCACTTCTATCGCCGCGCACGTGAGGAGGGCCTGAGCCTCTGCGCTGGCTGTCAGCAGTTCGATGCCAACCGCATCAATGCCGACAGCGACTTTATTAAGGGAGCTGGCGATACCGGCGCAGCCCTCATCGATGGCCTGCTGCAGCGCTGCGCCATGGACGACGTTGGTGGGATTCTGGTGACTGAAGGCGGGCGTTCGGTCCCGCGCAAGTCGGTCTGTGAATTCGGCTGGGTTGTGGCCCTGCCTGAGCGCGTACGGACCGATAGCTACTTCCACGTCAAGTACGCCCTGGAGCGCGGTCCGGGCGCGGCGCGCAAGGAGGAGAGCAACGAACACAAAGGGGCCAACCTTGGACAAAGCATTTTCCATCGCCCGGCTTCCAGCGGCGTCTACGCCGTGGTCTGCCACGTCGAGCTGAGCCGGGTAGGCTACAACGATATCGCGCAGAGATACGCCATCAGTGCCGAAGAGCGCCAGCGCCGCACCCGCGTCCTGCTTGAAAGCCTGCTCTACAGCTTCCTGGAGTTCAACGGCGCCATGCGCTCGACCCAGCTCCCTCACCTGCTGGCCCTGGAAGGCTTCATCAGCACCAGCGACACCGCGACGCCGGCGCCGCTGGTCAGTCCGCTGCTGGGTGGCAGCGATGAGCCGCAGGCCTACCGCGAGCAGGCAGAGGCCATTGTTCGTGCCCTGAACGGCACTGGTCCCCAGCACGTGCGCCTGCAGACCTTCGATACGCTGGCCGAGTTCTCGCAGCAGATGCGCTCGCTGATCGATAGCATTACCCCCGAGGCGGCGTCGGCCTAG
- a CDS encoding class I SAM-dependent methyltransferase, producing MEEATKHTYIIDPENAGELARLMQQDRLLTEGMGGLFPEGQQLPEGGRVLDLACGPGGWDLEVAFHYPHVEVIGIDISQQVIEYARAQAQSRGLENAHFQVMNVMEPLAFPDSSFDLINGRLLCGFMLPEAWPRLLKECFRLLKPGGIVRLTEMESPLTTSPSYEHFFHLGTQALKLAGQSFSPDGGHVGITPVLPRLVRQAGFEEVRLRASVIEWSMGTEGHYPVFKDALLFLELVQPFLIKMGMGTKEELERLYQQAVAEMQQEDFCALWNLLTVRGRKPGTTDEAAL from the coding sequence ATGGAAGAAGCCACCAAGCATACCTATATCATCGACCCAGAGAATGCGGGCGAGTTAGCGCGCTTAATGCAACAGGACCGGCTGCTGACCGAGGGCATGGGGGGACTCTTTCCCGAGGGGCAGCAGTTGCCGGAAGGGGGGAGAGTGCTCGATCTGGCCTGTGGTCCTGGTGGCTGGGATCTGGAAGTGGCCTTTCACTATCCGCACGTCGAAGTCATCGGCATCGATATTAGCCAGCAAGTGATCGAGTATGCCCGGGCCCAGGCGCAATCGCGTGGACTGGAGAACGCCCACTTTCAGGTGATGAATGTGATGGAGCCATTAGCGTTCCCCGATAGCTCCTTTGACCTGATCAACGGACGCTTGCTATGTGGCTTCATGCTGCCGGAGGCCTGGCCCCGCTTGCTGAAAGAGTGCTTCCGCCTGCTCAAGCCTGGAGGGATCGTGCGCCTGACCGAAATGGAGTCCCCTTTGACCACCAGTCCGTCCTATGAGCACTTCTTCCATCTTGGCACCCAGGCCCTCAAGCTGGCCGGACAGAGCTTTTCGCCCGATGGGGGGCATGTCGGCATCACGCCGGTGTTGCCGCGGCTGGTGCGGCAGGCGGGCTTTGAGGAGGTGCGACTGCGAGCGAGCGTGATCGAGTGGTCGATGGGGACCGAGGGGCACTATCCCGTTTTCAAGGATGCCTTGCTCTTCCTGGAACTGGTGCAGCCGTTTCTGATCAAGATGGGGATGGGGACAAAGGAAGAGCTAGAGCGTCTCTATCAGCAGGCTGTAGCAGAGATGCAACAAGAGGACTTTTGTGCGCTCTGGAACCTGCTGACGGTCCGGGGACGCAAGCCCGGCACGACAGACGAAGCCGCGTTATAA
- a CDS encoding nucleotidyltransferase family protein codes for MTRPGDFEAGLPASAEAGSANGPGPTLADGVAEAQRLVTALQQEGLTLRLLGGLAVRLRCPSARHRSLARSYADLDFVAPKKQARPLRVALEANGYVADRRFNALHGERRLLFYDQVHQRQIDIFLSVFEMCHKLVLEPRLQLHPLTLSPADLLLTKLQIVELNAKDIQDLLALLLDFPPQETAANPGEQLDMRIVTQVCAHDWGWYTTVTDNLQRVAQEADQLLQAEEAARVRRHIEEMLRLLDQAPKSSAWKLRALVGRRLQWYELPEEVHR; via the coding sequence ATGACAAGGCCGGGAGACTTTGAGGCTGGCTTGCCCGCATCGGCAGAGGCGGGGAGCGCCAACGGGCCGGGGCCGACTCTGGCCGACGGCGTGGCGGAGGCCCAGCGTCTGGTGACAGCGCTGCAGCAAGAGGGCCTGACGCTGCGCCTCCTGGGCGGCCTGGCGGTGAGGCTGCGCTGTCCCAGCGCCCGTCATCGCTCTCTCGCGCGCTCCTATGCCGATCTGGACTTTGTGGCGCCCAAGAAGCAGGCTCGTCCGTTACGGGTTGCTCTGGAGGCCAACGGCTATGTTGCTGACCGACGCTTTAACGCCCTGCACGGCGAGCGGCGTCTGCTCTTCTACGATCAGGTCCACCAGCGCCAGATCGATATTTTTCTCAGCGTCTTTGAGATGTGTCATAAGCTCGTGCTGGAGCCACGTCTCCAGTTGCATCCGTTGACGCTATCGCCAGCCGATCTCTTGCTGACGAAGCTGCAGATTGTGGAGCTGAATGCCAAAGATATTCAGGATCTGCTGGCGCTGCTGCTGGACTTCCCTCCCCAGGAGACGGCAGCCAATCCTGGCGAGCAGCTTGATATGCGCATCGTGACGCAGGTCTGCGCTCACGATTGGGGCTGGTACACGACCGTCACTGATAATCTGCAGCGCGTGGCCCAAGAGGCGGATCAGCTTTTGCAGGCCGAAGAAGCAGCCCGTGTCAGGCGGCACATTGAAGAGATGCTGCGCCTGCTGGATCAGGCCCCGAAGTCCAGCGCCTGGAAACTGCGGGCCCTGGTCGGGCGGCGTCTGCAGTGGTATGAGTTGCCGGAGGAGGTGCATCGCTAG
- the cas6 gene encoding CRISPR system precrRNA processing endoribonuclease RAMP protein Cas6, translated as MLTTYHLLWTMRVETPLELDASPGTALRGALFSAIWHRFCTNKQARTCLECPLLQVCPVSALLAPADDPQAPTLQRLNGQPWGRDIPRPYVLEPPLEGGRRYEPGERLVFGMTLIGRRVELLPYVMLSSQELERQGLGRPLPENGSPPRRGELRIERIEAYHPFSGERQQLYRAGAQQVRTPTLAVQAEDVRQRALTLPEQRVTLTFLTPLRLVRHGALCKEPDFATLVQRLLERLEQLGLAYGAAEEARALAEQREHLLALAAAVRCEGHTMRWQDMPSYSRRLRRATPIGGLVGQATFVGDLAELRELLVWGELIHVGKDVVKGNGWYRACHSQEADVHIPSLSVHKRE; from the coding sequence ATGCTAACAACCTATCACTTGCTGTGGACCATGCGCGTTGAGACGCCTTTAGAGCTGGACGCTTCTCCAGGAACGGCGCTGCGCGGCGCGCTTTTTTCAGCGATCTGGCATCGCTTTTGTACGAACAAGCAGGCGCGCACCTGCCTGGAATGTCCTCTGTTGCAGGTCTGCCCTGTCAGTGCGCTGTTAGCGCCAGCGGATGACCCGCAAGCGCCAACGCTGCAGCGCCTGAACGGGCAGCCCTGGGGGCGTGATATTCCTCGCCCCTATGTGCTGGAGCCGCCGTTAGAGGGCGGGCGGCGCTACGAGCCAGGCGAGCGACTCGTGTTTGGAATGACGCTCATTGGCCGACGCGTGGAGCTGCTGCCCTATGTTATGCTCAGCAGCCAGGAACTGGAGCGCCAGGGCCTGGGGCGCCCTTTGCCAGAGAACGGCTCGCCTCCCCGGCGCGGCGAGCTACGCATCGAGAGGATCGAGGCCTATCATCCTTTTAGCGGGGAGCGGCAGCAACTCTATCGGGCTGGGGCCCAGCAGGTCAGAACGCCGACGCTGGCAGTGCAGGCGGAGGATGTGCGCCAGCGCGCGCTGACGCTGCCGGAGCAACGGGTGACGCTGACTTTCTTGACCCCCCTGCGCCTGGTACGGCATGGCGCGCTCTGCAAGGAGCCGGATTTCGCTACCCTCGTGCAGCGACTGCTTGAGCGCCTGGAGCAACTGGGACTGGCCTACGGCGCTGCCGAAGAGGCGCGCGCCCTGGCAGAGCAGCGAGAACACCTGCTAGCGCTGGCGGCGGCGGTGCGCTGTGAGGGGCATACAATGCGCTGGCAGGATATGCCCAGTTATTCACGTCGCTTGCGACGCGCTACTCCCATTGGCGGTCTGGTGGGGCAGGCGACTTTCGTCGGCGACCTGGCAGAGTTGCGGGAGCTGCTTGTGTGGGGGGAGCTGATCCACGTAGGGAAGGACGTGGTAAAGGGCAATGGTTGGTATCGCGCCTGTCATTCGCAGGAAGCGGATGTACATATCCCCTCTCTCTCAGTTCATAAGCGAGAGTAA
- the cas3 gene encoding CRISPR-associated helicase Cas3', whose protein sequence is MKTLYPYQERVLQVLAQGRNVILVIPTGGGKTLAALLPFLQSCAFNDGTLPGKAVYVTPMRVLATQFTRTCHQLLEELNPPLIEPLRQRYAQFGRPLLSLQTGESPDDPQFESLITACTIDQLLASALGVPYSVDGARANINVGLLASAYLILDEPHLYPLNRQGQSCFGALTTTIELLRQLKDLTRFIFMSATLSRPLVEQLAQMIDAEVIEASDEELAALARGRQRVFRRVAEPLSAEQVLERHQRCSLVVCNRVERAQELYLQLDELIQARGLEIRLQLLHSRFSDEDRRRQSEKLQGWLGPAAWDQKSGRYQGENVIVVATQVVEVGLDISVETLHSELSPANSLIQRAGRCARFPHQQGQVFVYSLPVDDQGQAQTLPYEPEPCQRTWEALAEYDGQVVRFQEERRLLDTVHCESDLQLLARYEEQRPHLLEKMVTSLRKPDPSVRSTLIRDDLQVALLVHDAPEEEIVTAPWQWQLFTLRPSLLQGRHWQALQERAAALGLDWVCKQAVLMDTGSGRAAQGEDDSRREPLYTWEPVTNPAQISSALVLALPQALVTYDRDLGLVFRDGRLPLTARWQQRLEGTRYQSRPLERRRLGAVSQTVSRQRYEEHIGGLADAYHYGLYHELTYALRRLEERMGLAAGTIDQAIQLALALHDLGKLAEGWQRWARAWERLYHEKKGLHYQEPAADYLFAKTTYDVRAREERQWEQELAERRPNHACESVALARRFIVDCLGATTPASPTAPVVRATCYAIARHHTTGAHEYGASRLAPGALEAVRRALALVQRETSPRPTNLQLILPECQQGDLFPENVRSGKFSQPALDLQTPQYETWLAFVMTRALRLADQRADAYR, encoded by the coding sequence ATGAAGACTCTCTATCCCTATCAGGAGCGCGTGCTACAGGTGCTGGCCCAGGGCCGCAATGTGATTCTGGTCATTCCGACGGGCGGCGGGAAGACGCTGGCTGCACTGCTGCCCTTCCTGCAAAGCTGCGCCTTCAACGATGGGACGCTGCCCGGGAAGGCCGTGTACGTCACGCCAATGCGGGTGCTGGCAACTCAGTTCACCAGGACCTGTCACCAATTGCTGGAGGAGCTGAATCCGCCTTTGATCGAGCCGCTGCGCCAGCGCTACGCTCAGTTCGGGCGCCCACTGCTCAGCCTGCAAACAGGCGAGTCGCCAGATGATCCCCAGTTCGAGTCTTTGATCACGGCCTGCACCATCGATCAGTTGCTGGCCAGCGCTCTCGGTGTGCCCTATAGCGTCGATGGGGCACGCGCCAATATCAATGTTGGCCTGCTCGCCAGCGCCTACCTGATTCTGGATGAGCCGCATCTGTATCCGCTGAATCGGCAAGGCCAGAGCTGCTTTGGCGCCTTGACCACGACGATCGAGTTGCTGCGCCAGCTCAAGGATCTGACGCGCTTTATCTTCATGAGCGCGACGCTCTCCAGACCGCTGGTGGAGCAACTGGCGCAGATGATCGACGCTGAGGTGATTGAGGCGAGCGATGAGGAGCTGGCCGCCCTGGCCAGGGGACGTCAGCGCGTCTTTCGGCGCGTGGCGGAGCCGTTGAGCGCTGAGCAGGTACTTGAGCGTCACCAGCGCTGCTCTCTGGTGGTCTGTAACCGTGTTGAGCGCGCCCAGGAGCTGTATCTGCAGCTCGATGAGCTGATTCAAGCGCGCGGCCTTGAGATCCGTCTGCAACTGCTGCATAGCCGCTTTAGTGACGAGGATCGGCGTCGTCAAAGCGAGAAACTGCAGGGCTGGCTTGGTCCCGCCGCCTGGGATCAGAAGAGCGGGCGCTATCAGGGCGAGAATGTGATTGTGGTGGCGACGCAGGTGGTCGAGGTGGGCCTTGATATCTCGGTTGAGACACTGCACAGCGAGCTGTCGCCGGCCAATAGCCTGATCCAGCGCGCTGGACGCTGCGCGCGCTTCCCTCACCAGCAGGGGCAGGTCTTTGTCTACTCGCTTCCCGTCGATGATCAGGGCCAGGCGCAGACACTGCCCTACGAGCCGGAACCCTGTCAACGCACGTGGGAGGCCCTGGCCGAGTACGATGGCCAGGTAGTGCGGTTTCAGGAGGAGCGTCGCCTGCTTGATACGGTCCATTGTGAGAGCGATCTCCAGTTGCTGGCACGCTATGAGGAGCAACGGCCCCATCTGCTTGAGAAGATGGTGACCAGCTTGAGGAAGCCCGATCCAAGTGTGCGCTCTACGCTGATTCGCGATGATCTGCAAGTGGCGCTGCTGGTGCACGATGCGCCCGAAGAGGAGATCGTCACAGCGCCCTGGCAATGGCAGCTTTTCACACTGCGTCCCAGTCTGCTGCAGGGACGGCACTGGCAGGCCCTACAGGAGCGGGCCGCGGCGCTGGGCCTCGATTGGGTGTGCAAACAAGCGGTGCTCATGGATACCGGGAGCGGGAGAGCGGCCCAGGGCGAGGACGATAGCCGGCGCGAGCCACTGTATACGTGGGAGCCGGTGACCAACCCGGCCCAGATCAGTAGTGCCCTGGTGCTGGCTTTGCCGCAGGCCCTGGTGACCTACGATCGCGATCTGGGCCTGGTCTTCCGCGACGGACGTCTGCCGCTGACCGCGCGCTGGCAGCAGCGTCTTGAGGGTACGCGCTACCAGAGCCGTCCGCTGGAACGGCGGCGCTTGGGTGCAGTCAGCCAGACGGTCTCACGCCAGCGCTACGAGGAGCACATTGGGGGACTGGCCGACGCCTATCACTACGGCCTCTACCATGAGCTGACCTATGCGCTGCGTCGCCTGGAGGAACGGATGGGATTGGCAGCGGGCACAATTGATCAGGCCATTCAGTTAGCGCTGGCCCTGCACGATCTGGGTAAGCTCGCTGAGGGCTGGCAGCGTTGGGCCCGCGCCTGGGAGCGCCTCTATCACGAGAAGAAGGGCCTGCACTATCAGGAACCGGCAGCCGATTATCTCTTTGCCAAGACGACCTATGACGTGCGGGCCCGCGAAGAGCGACAGTGGGAGCAAGAGCTAGCAGAACGCCGTCCTAACCACGCCTGTGAGAGCGTGGCCCTGGCGCGCCGCTTCATCGTGGACTGCCTGGGCGCAACAACGCCGGCAAGTCCCACGGCGCCCGTGGTGCGGGCTACCTGCTACGCCATTGCCCGTCATCATACCACAGGGGCTCACGAATATGGTGCGAGCAGGCTGGCGCCAGGAGCCTTAGAGGCGGTGCGGCGAGCCTTAGCCCTGGTACAGCGCGAGACCTCGCCCCGGCCCACGAACCTGCAGTTGATCCTGCCAGAGTGCCAGCAAGGAGATCTCTTCCCCGAGAATGTCAGGTCGGGGAAGTTCAGTCAGCCCGCACTGGACCTGCAGACACCCCAGTACGAAACCTGGCTGGCCTTTGTCATGACACGGGCTTTGCGTCTGGCCGACCAGCGCGCCGACGCTTATCGTTAG
- a CDS encoding helix-turn-helix transcriptional regulator: protein MNIETMKRVHRLQTIIHLFESQVQRRWRTREIAERLGINEDTANKYLNELQVTGLLPLTKEGLYWFLPEGAVIPRLQLSLSYPEAVGLYLAGRLLAQTRDERNWHLTMALHKLVEALPTPVREQQETIAALLLTEDSEREDFSAIFLALACGWVQHRRVRLIYEPPRKSRFETLFDPYLLEPSAIGRTIYVLGYSHAVLALRTLKLERIQHAELINESFVPDPSFKAEELLQRAWGVMYGDEEPVRVRLHFSSQVVKRVRETRWHPSQEIRLTRDGCEWTALIGDLVEIEPWVRGWGADCVVLEPEELRRRVISHVQRASQNYGLQPGPLSTHEPGRLNPDLFRHRVQTEEA from the coding sequence TTGAATATCGAGACTATGAAGCGGGTCCATCGCCTGCAGACGATCATTCACCTGTTCGAGAGTCAGGTGCAGCGGCGTTGGCGCACCCGCGAGATCGCTGAGCGGCTGGGCATCAATGAGGATACGGCAAACAAGTACCTGAATGAGCTGCAGGTGACTGGCCTGCTGCCTCTTACGAAAGAGGGCCTCTACTGGTTTTTGCCAGAAGGGGCGGTCATCCCCAGGTTGCAGCTCTCCCTGAGCTATCCCGAGGCGGTGGGCCTCTATCTGGCTGGCCGCCTCCTGGCCCAGACGCGCGATGAGCGTAACTGGCATCTGACGATGGCCCTGCATAAGTTGGTGGAGGCGCTACCCACTCCCGTGCGCGAGCAGCAGGAGACGATTGCAGCGCTGCTGCTCACGGAAGATAGCGAAAGGGAGGATTTTTCGGCCATTTTTCTAGCGCTGGCCTGTGGCTGGGTCCAGCACCGGCGCGTTCGCCTGATCTACGAGCCGCCGCGCAAGAGCCGTTTTGAGACGCTTTTCGATCCCTATCTGCTGGAACCATCGGCTATTGGGCGGACCATCTATGTGCTCGGCTACAGTCACGCTGTGCTGGCCTTGCGTACTTTGAAGCTGGAGCGCATCCAGCATGCGGAGCTGATTAATGAGTCATTTGTCCCTGATCCCTCCTTTAAGGCCGAGGAATTGCTACAACGGGCCTGGGGCGTGATGTATGGCGATGAGGAACCGGTCAGGGTGCGTCTGCACTTCAGCAGCCAGGTTGTGAAGCGGGTGCGTGAGACGCGCTGGCATCCGTCGCAGGAGATTCGCCTGACGCGCGACGGCTGCGAGTGGACGGCCCTGATCGGTGATCTGGTCGAGATTGAACCCTGGGTTCGCGGTTGGGGAGCCGACTGTGTGGTGTTGGAGCCGGAAGAGCTGCGCCGGCGGGTCATCAGCCACGTCCAACGGGCCAGTCAGAACTATGGTTTGCAGCCTGGTCCTCTCTCCACTCATGAGCCAGGCAGGCTCAACCCGGATCTGTTTCGCCATCGCGTCCAAACAGAAGAGGCTTAG